Sequence from the Herbaspirillum sp. meg3 genome:
CAGTGCGTAGGCCAATGGGCGCCCGGCACTTATTTTTTCTGACCGGGATCTTGTTATCTGTCGGCATGCTATGCGGCAGTATTTATCTGGCAAATTTCGAAAACCAGCGCATTGAAGCAGTTCGCGTTCAGCGCGGTGCCGATGCGGCGCGAGTGCTTTCTTTGCAGGCGTCGGCAGTGTTGTCTGCGCTTGATGACAGCGCAGAACTGTTGGCTGCCGCCAATCTGGCTGGCGCTACACCGGTTGCGTCGTCGTCGGAATCGAGAAAAAAGCTACTGCAATGGAAGTCCCTCTCTTTGCTTGATCAGGATCAGCGCGTACTGAGAAGTTCAGAGCCGCTGGCTCGGGACACCTATATTGATTTGAAAAATCTTGGCTTCATGCGGCCCTTGTCCGACATACTGGCTCCGGGAAAACCGTTGCTTGTCGGCGGCACGTATTTGATTCCGTTCGCGCGCCTGGTGCGGGTGGGATCCGATCGGATTCTGATGTTGGCCATGCTTGATCCTGCCGTGTTTTTTTCCGGACTGGACAGAGGCGAAGAGTCCGCGTTGTCCTATACGGCTTTGCTTGATAGCGACGGCGATGTCCTTGGCGCTTCTGATGATAAAGACAGGCTAATCGGTCAGCACTATTCGGTAGGTGTGATGTTGACGCAGTTATTGCGCGACACCAGTCATCCGCATGATCGCCACGGGCGCTTCAACATGGAGTCGCCGATGGCGAGCGACTCCTCGCTGGTCAGCTACCAGTTTCTGCCCAAATTCCCAATCACCGCGATAGCCGTTCAGTCCGCTGCGCCCGTCAACACGGTGACGGCACTCATCAGACTGGCATGGGCCGGCGGCACAATTGCAGTGGTCATGCTGATATTTAGTCTGTTTCTTTGGCGCTTCATGCGCCAGCGGGCTGATGTGGAATCTCAGTTGCACAGCGCGAGAGAGGCGGCAGATAACGCCAACTCGTCGCGCGGAGAATTTTTGTCGACAATGAGCCATGAGATCCGCACGCCAATGAACGCGATCATTGGTATGGCCGGCTTGATCCGAACCACGCAGTTGGATGCACAGCAAGATAGTTTTGCAAAAGGAATTGAGGATTCTGCGCAAGCGCTGATGCACATCGTCGACGACGTTCTTGATTTCTCGAAGATTGATGCGGGTAAGTTAAAAATCGAAGCGCTTGAGCTTGATCTGCTTGCGATCGTGGAAGCCAGCGTCGATGTCTTGGCGACGCGGGCATACGAGAAGGGGTTGCGGTTAAGCAGTTACGTCGATCCTCGCGTACCGGCGTTGCTGCGTGGAGATCCTGGCCGTCTGAGGCAAGTGCTGCTGAACTTGCTGGGCAATGCCATCAAGTTTACCTCCGCCGGTGAAGTTTCCATTCAGGTTCAGCTTGTCGGTGAGGTTCCTGGACATTGCCGAATTCATGTTCAAGTCAGCGATACGGGGATTGGTATCAACAAACAAACGCAGGAAAAACTATTCA
This genomic interval carries:
- a CDS encoding response regulator, encoding MIQQLAGAATVRRPMGARHLFFLTGILLSVGMLCGSIYLANFENQRIEAVRVQRGADAARVLSLQASAVLSALDDSAELLAAANLAGATPVASSSESRKKLLQWKSLSLLDQDQRVLRSSEPLARDTYIDLKNLGFMRPLSDILAPGKPLLVGGTYLIPFARLVRVGSDRILMLAMLDPAVFFSGLDRGEESALSYTALLDSDGDVLGASDDKDRLIGQHYSVGVMLTQLLRDTSHPHDRHGRFNMESPMASDSSLVSYQFLPKFPITAIAVQSAAPVNTVTALIRLAWAGGTIAVVMLIFSLFLWRFMRQRADVESQLHSAREAADNANSSRGEFLSTMSHEIRTPMNAIIGMAGLIRTTQLDAQQDSFAKGIEDSAQALMHIVDDVLDFSKIDAGKLKIEALELDLLAIVEASVDVLATRAYEKGLRLSSYVDPRVPALLRGDPGRLRQVLLNLLGNAIKFTSAGEVSIQVQLVGEVPGHCRIHVQVSDTGIGINKQTQEKLFMPFSQADGSVTRKYGGTGLGLSICKRLIGLMDGEIGVESEYGSGSTFWFELSLPIIQSGPSPEYMAGELLLIAPDDEATRALRRYAEVRGITVHRALTLEQGRQLLHRLASNVMAVVDTAMPDFSLPVFTQIRREWHAVNTWLLLTKDEDMREDIGAQVNVPLLSLPIKRSVFYRALSGNATSLGSDAAMVQGSARSAGAVFEKADSDVLILLVEDNPMNQKVAIHQLQLLGYEADVAADGQEALVMLERNSYAAVLMDCQMPGMDGFEATRRIRAREHTSGKHIPIIAMTANAMTGDRERCLEAGMDDYLSKPILRDRLDDTLSKYVCRNASNILSAVRSSSAVSPAPGGAQEILDMTRLLELFDDDRGAMQAMLAFFITNTRPLLVELKAAVATDDFAAAIDLLHRLIGSCSNLGAAQMTVLANEGDAAARLQDGDRLRQLGNALIQAFQILEQRTNEMKETI